AAGTGGACTGTGCCGGGGGCTCCTGCGGCTGCCGCGCTGATGCAGATGAATGTTCTGATCTCGAACCCTCCTTGGCCGGCGTCGGCATACACGGTCAAGTCGTCATAGCCGAGCAGTGCGTCCCGGTCGTTTCGACACCATCGGTCGAGGAAGTCGCGGTCCCAGGCCTCGTTGATCTTGCCGGAGTCGGGGGTGGCGGGCCAGTGGGATATGCCCCCGGTGCCCACGATGGCGATTTTTTCGGGAACGGCGTCGGCGGCTCGGCGTAGCGACTCCCCGAACGCCCAGGCCCGGTGCAGGGGGGTGAGCGGCGGGCCCTGGCAGTTGATGTTGGCCGGGATGATGGGCATATCGAATCGGGGGGTCAGAAAGTGGAGGGGGACGGCGATGCCGTGGTCGAACTTCCACTCTTCGGCGTAGGCGACATCGGAGGTCTGCATCACCTCGGTGATGATCCGCTGTGATAGGTCGCGGTTGCCGGGGGCGCGGAATTTGTCGATGCCCAGCCATACGGCGTCCTCGATGGGTCCGTCGTAGAAGTCGGCCATGCCGATGGCGAAGCTGGGCATGTTGTCCATGAAGAAGTTGGCGAAATGCTCGGCGGCGATCACGATCAGCGCTTCGGCGCCGCTGGCCTCGATGTCTTCTCGCATCCGGCGAAAGGCGGCGTAGAAACAGTCGCGTACTTCGGTGTCCGCCTGGTCGGCCCGTCCGGTGATGCCCGGGGCATGGCTGCAAACTCCTGCGTAAACGAGC
This portion of the bacterium genome encodes:
- a CDS encoding extradiol ring-cleavage dioxygenase, with protein sequence MALVYAGVCSHAPGITGRADQADTEVRDCFYAAFRRMREDIEASGAEALIVIAAEHFANFFMDNMPSFAIGMADFYDGPIEDAVWLGIDKFRAPGNRDLSQRIITEVMQTSDVAYAEEWKFDHGIAVPLHFLTPRFDMPIIPANINCQGPPLTPLHRAWAFGESLRRAADAVPEKIAIVGTGGISHWPATPDSGKINEAWDRDFLDRWCRNDRDALLGYDDLTVYADAGQGGFEIRTFICISAAAAGAPGTVHFCEPIPIFAVSCTIASYNLWGNDPMPKTP